From Polaribacter butkevichii, a single genomic window includes:
- a CDS encoding PrsW family intramembrane metalloprotease: MHLLFLAIAPATIIILYIYFKDKFEKEPIGFLFKNFLLGATASVLLTVILGGFASNFIPLLDNTSVLQQFLKAFVVVALVEEFSKYVIVRYYAQRNKEYNESFDGIVYAVMVSMGFATLENVLYVFQHGVSTGIIRAFTAVPAHATFAILMGYFMGRAKFSKNRIVLNLTGLFFATLFHGAYDFFLFINFIPGISIGAFVSLAIGIILSRKAIKKHQNSSVFKV, encoded by the coding sequence ATGCATTTACTTTTTCTTGCTATTGCTCCTGCAACAATAATTATACTCTATATTTATTTTAAAGATAAATTTGAAAAAGAACCTATTGGTTTTTTGTTTAAAAACTTTCTTTTAGGCGCAACTGCTAGTGTTTTGTTAACGGTAATTTTGGGAGGATTTGCAAGTAATTTTATTCCTTTATTAGATAATACAAGTGTTTTACAACAGTTTTTGAAAGCATTTGTAGTAGTTGCGTTGGTAGAGGAGTTTTCTAAATATGTAATTGTTAGGTATTATGCGCAAAGAAATAAAGAGTATAACGAGTCTTTTGATGGAATCGTTTATGCTGTTATGGTTTCTATGGGGTTTGCTACTTTAGAAAACGTATTGTATGTTTTTCAGCATGGGGTTTCTACCGGAATAATTAGAGCTTTTACAGCAGTACCTGCGCATGCAACTTTTGCTATTTTAATGGGGTACTTTATGGGGAGAGCTAAGTTTTCTAAAAATAGAATTGTTTTAAATTTAACAGGCTTGTTCTTTGCAACGTTGTTTCATGGCGCCTATGACTTTTTCCTTTTTATTAACTTTATTCCAGGAATTTCTATTGGGGCATTTGTTTCTTTAGCAATTGGAATTATCCTTTCTAGAAAGGCGATAAAAAAACATCAAAATAGTTCGGTTTTTAAAGTTTGA